ATCTGTCCATGAAGAGAAACTAATAATGAAGACTTAGTGATCAAAACACATGCAATTACTAAATTAGGCATTAATTAATAGTCATCACATTCCTATTTTCTATTACAAAATTTCAATCTTTTTTAGATTGATCATTTacattaaaatttgttttgcttgacttgtgttggaaatacttcacatgtgagacaagatcccacgtcgataaaatagtgggttgttgacttacacatatagtgggtgagctaatcttcctaccaccatatggttttgggaaataatgaacctcaccaagtgtatgtgcaagtcaacgctcttgactcgTGGATTTGTAGGCTCAAGCCCACGGGTCTTCcatgtccacacgagtgggccacggtggaaattatgtgacgaattgtcacggcttAATAACTTGCAACAATAAATGGCTCATTAGTTAACAAACAATCCGAGTGAATCAACTTAGAGATGTTCAATCAGTATAATCTAGTGGCAATTTTATTAAACTTGAAACCATCAATCACATGACCCTTCATCCTCTTAGCATATCAGGTTGGACAACAAGCCAAAACTATTAACAGTCTTCCTATATGCAGTACTAGCTAgcttcatcatttttttttactcgCAAATATTATATGCAACTTTTCACACGGATTAGAATTGTacacaatttaatatgttatcttcataattttaaattaaaccaaaaaattttaaatattttacccCTCTAAATAAGGGGCATCAGCAATATTATTCCAAGTGTATgatgatatttttaaaaagtaaaaatataatcatatgGATCATTCTTTCTTTCTGTTTTCAAAAATCATTTTAtgtcactacaacataatttgttttttcgtGAGATATATTTAGCGATACTTAATTTAAATATCGCTATACTTCGAATTTCTACGAGTATATATTGAGGATTTAGTGAGATTTATTATTATAccttttagcagcataataaaaattcaCACTAAAGCTTTTTGGGACATAgcatctagtgacatttctcacaaatgtcactatagagtatagtaacaattacatatgccattaaagaccaaataaaatgtcgctaaataaatcactttataatggaacatataataaaaaccaataattactacactaaaaatataaatcagtggcatttttttaatgccactaaattcAATGTCGCAACAAGTTAAATATGTTGTAATGtgtacttataatattttatactcCCTTAATTCAAACATCTCTTAATGTataagattaaaaattataaaaagttaattttaacctatttttgatataaataaaaaaaaataaaaaaaaatctatttgaTTATGTCTAAACTTAAAATTATGAATATCATAGAAATTCTAGTGATTAATGATAATACCCAAACAAAAAATGatacatataattaaaattgaggGGATTTTGAGGACTAAAGAGTAGgactaattaattataaaacatGGATGATGCATGTtggaataagaaaaataatagtaaGTGTATAATGCATGATGTATGCTGGAATATATGACAATTAAATGATGAATGTAATTATTGGAGGGCTTCCACTGAATAAGGGTTATTGTACAGGCTATAAGGATCACTAGGAGACAAcaatatcttttaattattatgaaaacTTGCAAACTGCCTGCCTAATTTATTGACCATTCCAGACAAACACATTATTGGCTCTACTCGTTTTATTTATTACTTGTCTTTTACCATTAtgatttaaacatttttataattatgtcaATTCGtttgtataatttaatttattacacTTGGCTACAAAGCATAAAGTTCATTAATTTACTTTTGAACAAGTTAAATTTGATATGACATACAATGTCAATTTTActattaggtaattttttttaatttaattcatttGATTTCCATCTTAAAATAACAAATGCAagtaaattttacaaaaatataaatttattatgcaAATGTATAAATTTTACTCATATACATATCCTAGTTGACATTATGAACAATTGAACATGGATGATTGTATTAATATAAGTTGAACTTAATCTCATTTGAATGTATTTTACTTCTCATTATGCATACTAAAAATATGTTAGGAAAATAGTAGTCTATATTTTGCAAAGATGTATTTCTTTTTGAACACACTTATATTTACATTCGACATTTTAACACTTTTACACGTTTggtagatggtaataaaaagTGATAGTCcaaatgaaaactagtgtaattttggttgaaaattccGTTACCTATCTTGATGGCCATGTTTGTCCAATTtaaatcatctcattttcttcataaaattcatttcaatgtatAACCATTGGGAGAGATGGTATTAGgttgtaatgaaaatttgtgaacaaaaattttttttttaatcaaagtttcatcatcccagaaataatatatatagaacttttgatgaaattttacacaataaatcatttctatttttcacTATTTAATATAACTAAACCAACGGGCCGTATAAGTATTAGATCCAGATCAAGCATTAATAAcatagaaatattaattttaatttactataTTTCTTATTCGTTTGATTTGAAAAACATATAAGGATCTACAatcaattaactttttatacatTCTAGTAAATTATATCATTTCAAGATTTCAATTTTTATGAaacaattttgaaaacttttggtAATTTGTGATTACAACTCTTATAAGTTTCAATTTATGGAATATGTtgaatttatttacttttaaagaCAAATAAGTTTCAAAAATCCAGTTCAAAcaccaaataaacaaaaataataaattagtgCTGAAATACCTTAAATAAACTAGATATATTCTATCACttaccaaaaaaaaatgaaaataatattaagataaatatatgtataatacttagatatatatatatatatatatatatatatatatatatatatatatatatatatatatatatatatatatatatatatatatatatatatatatgtatatgtatatatatatgtatatatatatgtatatgtatatatatatatatatgtatatatatatatatatatatatatatatatatatatatatatatatatatatataaagaatgGCTTTacaaattataagaaaataaaaaataaataaataaaaaagtaaacttCAAAAAGTAGATGGTATGATCTCTTCCTCATTTCTTTTGCAATTCTttcattcctttttttttttttttccttttttacactcaaaaaagcaaaacaaaagaaattagtTATTAGAatcaaatctttaaaaaaaattataaaaaaaaaaatctatgcaTGAGTTAGGATGTTTAGGAGAGAAACTCTTGTGCTTATTAAACTCCTAAACACTCTTTCACTTCCTTTTTCCATGTTTCCAATACAATCTTCCAACTCTTGCATTCCCTTTAAAACTCTCATTCTCGTTAGTTCTTCatcattgtttttattattccttttctttttctcatcCTTACAATTCTTTATCAACTCTAACAAGTTTTCCACTTCTTTTATCATGCTTTGGAACTCTTCGATCATcccttgttcttcctttttaattattttccttCCAATCCCAAAACTGGCCCAAATGGGCTTTCGGCAAGGCCCAAAAGAGCCCGACACGGAATCAAACACCGCCTCGGAAACCGAGGCTATAGCTTTGTGGACGTCTCTAATTACATGTCCAAGCTCGTCGTCGTAATCGGACACGATGGTCGTAGTTGACGCCGACGGCGGTTCGAGGGTGGATGATGTGACGGAGGATATAAGCTTGCCTACGTCACCAGCAATCTTCTTTTGGGACTTGATAAAAAGAGACAAGTTTGAGTCATCCTTCCTACGGACCGCAACTTGGGCCGCGGAAACCTCCTCTTTAAGACCCAACAGGGAAGCCTGAAAGATTCCATAGGCGTCCACGAACCGGAGAAATTCTTCAAGAAGTTTCTCAACGAGGTTGGTTTTGGAGGAAAGAGAATCTTGAGTCAAAGGCAGCTGGAGGACATCGTCAAGTGAATCTAAAACACCCTTCAAACGACTCAACCCATCAACAACAAATCGTGATCCAGGCCCGGTCTGAGCCCGCTCCCAAACCCAAAGCTCCGTAACCTCTTCACGGAGCTGCGGGATCAATGGGTGCGGTCGGCCACATGGTAATGAGGCAGATCGCACATGGTAAGACTTGGGAGAGGGCCCACTTGGCCGGGTGTTTGGGGTCGGCTGATTAGGAAACGAAACGGTTCGACGGTATCTTCCCATGTTATACAAAAAGGGTATGGTTTTGTTTGTTAGAAAAATAGAAGATTTTATTTGTAGAAAAAAATtgagaagaaaaaataaatagaaatggAAATGAGAATGACGAAGGAGAGGCAGATTGAGCGGGTTTATAAAGGGTCGTTATTGGTTAAGAAGAGATCCagtatttaattaatacataaataaatgaataatttaGTGTATAGTGTAGGCGCGCACGAGTGGGTTAAGACTTAAGAGTAGTAGTGGAGACTTAACAAGTACAGGCTGGGAAGGCCATGTGGATATGAACAGAGATACGCTAGTAACAGGTAAATGCAAATTCTCAAATATGACCATCTTGTgggtaaaattatttttgttggtttgatttaatatataattacagtgttaaatgattattttttatagttttaaattggttatttataattttaagtaatCATTTAGGAAATAAGCTAGTAATATGAGCTTGTTTGTTTGTGTGATGCTCTTATATAagatttgcaaaaaaaataaatcatactTGCTGCTATTCTTCCTATTgcattcattttattattattattattatttacttattattcttaatttttattttatttttttattctataagttaaaatatattcaaatggatttttgtttcatttgtttcaatgcaaatattattaatatcaacttgttattattttaaattatacgtaattaaatatattaataattaaaatattatctcgttaagtataaaaaaaataaatggatcaCTATAAACTGAATAGAatggattattattttcattttttttcatgatttgtGCATTAATTGAATATTACTTTCACGGTTCTATATTATTACATTAAGAGAAATTCCACATGATAAAatccagttttcatgaaactccagtggtagcatttttgtaaaatttttcatGGTAACATTCAGTTTATACAATATCTAATTGCCATAGCATTTTCCAttaattcttgttaatttctatttaattcatcattttgtaaaatttttccacatgatagcatccaatttttgctctcaaatttttaattcaccattttaacatttaattcaTCGATTAATatatcaacgcccttaaatgttgtaaaaattttatttttattcaaattaatggcattataaagttcaaaaggtgcattacaaacactaataaataattaaaaaaagcatTTAACAAactcaaaaggtgcatttcacaagttcaaaaggtgcattccaagcactaataaatatctacttaattgttacaacatttaagggcgttgataaattaatcggtaaattaaacgttaaaatggtgaattaaacatttgagagcaaaaattggatgctaccatgtggacaaatcttacaaaatgataaattaaacagaatttaacaagaatttaacggaaaatattacgacagttagatagtgcataaactggaaGCTACCACGTGAAAAAATCCTATAAAAGTGCTATtactggcgtttcatgaaaaccaaatgctaccatgtgaaatttcccttACATTAATTACTCCATTTGTTCCTCAAATTGTGCTACAACAAGAcattgacaaataaaataagTGGAGTAATTAAATTTATGCCAACCAATCAACTTAATTAAAACTGGTTTAGTTTAAGGAAATATTATATACTGGTTAAAGtttaaagaaatattatatacttCCTCCCAGCGGTGAAACTTGAATAAATTTTTAGGGGGCggagttaacaaaaaaaaaaattaaatgacatTAATATATAGCCAATCAATATATCCAAAAATTATAacgtaaattttaaattaaagtaaAGCTTGATACTCTTTAGCACTTTAAAATTATCTATAATCTCATTGACACTATGTGTCTTTGCTATTTGTCTTTAAATGAATGTTACTAAACTATAAGCAAGAAAAATCGTCACCCATTTGGTTACGAAGTTTTGCTTTTACTATCTCCATAATTGATTGTTTTATTGTATAGGTTTTCTGTGGTTCAAGTATTCACTTattcaaactaattattaaataaagataagaaaattcaattaaaaatataaaacaaacctTTATCCTTAAATTGTGGATAGtaagcttaattttttattttattgatttctcCAAAttgctttcttctttttttgattttcccaattgttaaatgataatttcattCCTAATTTGATAATCCAGTATTacttgtaagattttttttttattttgttcaattaTTCTCTTCCTCTAATTGTGTTGCTTTTATTTGTTGggctaaaattataaaaaatataaaatgaccgttgtatattaaaaaaattgatgaaaatcTCGAAGGGGAAAAGCCCCTACCCGCCAATGCTTCCTCCGTTTCTTAAATAAGTTCTCACTTTTCATTTTGAGATGTTTTATTAGTTGTTCTCGTAAGGAATCTACTCATCTATATCACGaattttagataaaaataaccttcctaattctcattttaatattttgaataaTGTTATGGTACTTACACATCTTCTACTAACttcgttttaaaattttaatattcctTATGGTCCCTACAAGTTTCgcattaaatttataaaaatattttttattcgtTGTACTTGTAGTcttcatattttttccactaactttcttttaatttttttataatatttatagtcCCTACTTTTCCACCACCAAATTTATTACTTTgttcaataatataatatatctactatctaaaagattctattttttttaattactgtGAACATTCCTTATGTGAACATTATTAAGAAACGGGAGTATTAGATATATACTTGTGTATTGTACGAATTTATAGCTTATGTGtatcataaaatttttattatctatATGTAATGTGTATTAATTGATAATATATTCaattatgttataaaataatattttgtttaataaataaataatatacgtatttatttgaaaatattatCTAGATTTTTTTATCAACAGTAAGTCTCCAAAGAGACAGCTCTTAGGAGACACGGCCcacaaaaattaattgaataaaaaaatgttaattatgaTCTTTTAAACATCATTATGGTTTGTTAAGGGGGGATTCAAGGTATATAAGTAgggattgagatatatttagtaGGTATTTGGGGTATAATAAGTAGAAATTTGAGGTGAACCTGTAAGTATTTTAGGTTGTTAAGTAAGGGCTTGAGGTATATAAAGTAGGGTTTTGAGATATACAAAGCATGCATTTAGGTATACCAATTAGGTGTTTGGGGTTGTCAAATAGATGTTTGGGGTATACCAAGTAGTTATTTAAGATATACTAATTAGATAGATTGGGTATATCAAGTAGGTGCTTGACGTATGTTAGGTAGGGATTTGAGATATACCAAGAAAGTAATTTGAGTAtacttacagttttaaagtgattattttttatagttttaaagtgattacttattttttttaaagtaatcacttaaagAAATGAGCTAAATTATATGGGAATTCAGTGTTGTTCCTCACAATTTTTTTGTCCTAGgcgaaaaatagaaaaaaaagctCTTATATAAGTAAAGTTTTAGTTTGTTTTCCTATGTAGTTTAGTGGTCATGGGCTTAATAAAGAAACTCAATGTTATATGTTGGATCCATATTAGAAGTTATTTATGCAAATACAATTTTTAATACTAAGGATTAACTCAATTTGGGTCCTTTTATAAGTTGGGCCCTAGACGGTTGCATCTCTAAACTACCCTCAGGAACGACGCATAATGGGATCGTCTCTTTGTGAGATGCTTACATGATTTGCTAAAGGATTAATCATACTCGCTCCTATTCTTCCTActtcttatatttattttattattaatatttatttatttatttataatttttatttttattttttattctataagttaaaatatatttaagtgggatcttatttcattttttcaatGTAAGggttaataatattaacttttcgtaatttttaatcatgcacaattaaagataataagaattaaaatattatcacaattataaaaaatgtaaaTGGGACAAATAAACTCAATGGGAAggattactattttaattacttTCATGATTTCTgcattaatttgattattacttTCTCACTTCTACATCAATTAGTAACTATTTTTATAACCTTTCTTCTCTCTCCTTTTTTCTCCCAAAAAACATTCTAGcctttattgttaattttgctATTATCAACCTTATGGTTGATGTTAAACTCTCgatctctttatttttgtttttttcatttttagttacaaataaaattcattatctctatattattgagttgttcTATTCATTTATTACTACTCAAAACttgtaagaaaaattttattctcTTCTATCAACTTGCTAATCACCTAATGATAATCATGATGATCATTAACTTTGTGATTAATAAAGCTTTCTCTAAGATTGTTAGAAATGTTCAATAATCAAGTGAATATTTTGTAAGTCGTTTAACGTAATTGAGTATACAAGGAGACGTTAATTTAGTTTACATTGAGTAACGTTTATGTTTTACTAGAGACCAATAAAcgtcataggactattatttgaTAATTGTCAGAGCTTAATATCACTAACCCTATTGGGTCACACTGTATCAATGTGTAAGACCTTTTTGTGTGTTTGGACCTATATTAATCTACGTTCATGTGACTAATCTAGTTGGactaaatattagtcataatccTCCTCTAAATataatagttaaattaagtggtaattaaattatcaaaccTCTAATTTATTATGGAGGTTTTAACAGGGTTTTATAATCTCTCGTAACCgttaaaattattatcaaagaaaaattgaatggttttctatcaaattcaatattaatgcttttaatgagtttcttCAATGACCCATTAAGCTAAATCATGAATTGGATTTCTAAGAGTAACCGATCATCTTTCTATTTGGTGATTTGCACATTCTTTATAAGTGGGAATTCATAGCCTTTCTGGAGTTACTTGAGCATTCGTATGGTTCTATAAGAATTATAAGTaatattgagaataaaatagAGATGAAAATATAATAGTTATATACACACAAAATTTGTTTAAGAAAGGTTTTTAAACGACATACTAGTATACGGGGTGTTACGAGACATTGTTGGTGGACTTTACAAGAGGAACTTCATTTGCAATTCTAGTCTTGTTCTCATATTTTGCTAGTAgattcacgctacaaaggtgTAATTACTCATCTCGATATTTACTTGTAACACtctcagaataggtcgaacttttgaaaacaccctTTATGagaaacatgagccaaaacctactcatgggagtgttaccgccacatctatttctaataaaataaatgtaaggcttaacgactaagaaataacttaataactttaaatccaacaaagggtcttacaacataagaaaagactgaaacgtaatttgtatccatattaaatttaaacaacttaaggtaaaatttaaactgaaatacgactccaATAAAGCTATgttttctaggtgatcctcactccacgattaccacgcaatcaataacctgcaacataagaatgcaagaaaaacaagaaaaaactctcaaaatcagaaaatcgagtaattccaactccatctcgtaaaacgattaagtttgaagatgatttaagaaaataaaatataattaaattgaaaataattttagaaaataatatatagttgagtttaaaagaaaacaatttgagaaaacaatatatataatatcacgtaaaccaatttattaatttgatatttaataatgacaaacacataatcaatttttaatttgaggaaacgagaacgccagtaggccaaggctttacccctatacctacttcatcaagaggtcgtcaccccaaataattcaaggccagcagagtagtctcaggtaaccctagtgtgcacaccccttctacttggatcacaacaaatagaaggaagaccaaacatcgtatcaaatatcagaaataataatacatgtcggcagctatactaaccaaacaggacaagctg
This Amaranthus tricolor cultivar Red isolate AtriRed21 chromosome 13, ASM2621246v1, whole genome shotgun sequence DNA region includes the following protein-coding sequences:
- the LOC130798866 gene encoding uncharacterized protein LOC130798866 — encoded protein: MGRYRRTVSFPNQPTPNTRPSGPSPKSYHVRSASLPCGRPHPLIPQLREEVTELWVWERAQTGPGSRFVVDGLSRLKGVLDSLDDVLQLPLTQDSLSSKTNLVEKLLEEFLRFVDAYGIFQASLLGLKEEVSAAQVAVRRKDDSNLSLFIKSQKKIAGDVGKLISSVTSSTLEPPSASTTTIVSDYDDELGHVIRDVHKAIASVSEAVFDSVSGSFGPCRKPIWASFGIGRKIIKKEEQGMIEEFQSMIKEVENLLELIKNCKDEKKKRNNKNNDEELTRMRVLKGMQELEDCIGNMEKGSERVFRSLISTRVSLLNILTHA